The Candidatus Nanohalovita haloferacivicina region TGAGACGGTGAATGCTACTATTTCTTCTACTGATCTGGCAAGTATTTCAACCGGGAACGGTACTGTGTACAGGCCTGAGGCCTCTTTCACGTATACTTTCAATGGCTCCCAGTATTCGAGCAACAATGTTTTTCCTACTGAGAGGCGTTTCCAGTATCCTGCTGATGCTGAGGATCAGATCGATGATTTCAGCGAGGGCGATCAGATTACGGCCTATATTCAGAAGGATTCTCCTGGAGAGGCCTTTTTGAGAAAACCAGAGTAAAGCTCTGATACCAGCGCATTAGTTTTTCTAACATCCCGATACGTCATTTTTAAATAGTTTCACCGATGAGTAGTAGTTATGAGAGGAGAGGAAAATCTTGAGCCGGGCCTGCGTAATGAGATTACTTCTATTTGCCGTGAGACTGCGAAGACTTTTGATATGACGTGGAATGGTTCCAGGTGGAAGTGTGAGGTTACCGAGGTCAAGGTGTCTGATGAGGGCGTTAAGCGGTATGGTTTCTACGTCAATGATAAGAACTCTGATAAAGAGTATCAGGCGAAGGCCGTTATTGAGAACAATGATACTGCTAGCTGGGAGATTGAGGAAGTTAACTAATTTGAATCTTCAAGGCCTTTAGTTTGTTGTAATGGATAATTTCCGGATTACTTCTGAGTTCAGTGAAGTTGAATCATACGAGTTGGAAGGCGATAAGGTTGCTGTAGGTTTCAGGCCTTCCGGCGAGCTTCACGTCGGCAACTTGCTGAGTATTGGTTATGCCGCGGTGATCGCCGATGAACTGGATTTTGAATTAGACTTGTGGTGTTGTGATACTGACTGGAGCGCACACATCCACGAGCATCATCAGCCGGAGAACAACAAAGTGATGAAGCTGTTCTTCCAGAGAGACTGTGAATGTGGCAAACACGAGAATGTTGCCCATCACAGAGTTGATGAGATCAGGGGTTTTCTGGACGGCCTTGAATCAGAGACTGTTGATGTAGAGGTTAATTTTCTGTCTGATTACCGTGAAGAGTCTTATCTTGAGGCCTTGCGGAATGTTTTGAATAATATCGATGGTTTTGATGAGATCTTTGGCGGCGGTTTCAGGAGGAGGTATCGTAGTCCTGTTACCGGTGTATGCAGTGAGTGTGGTTTTTCTCATGCGAAGGGTTCGGCCTATTCCCGAGAATGTGATGAATTGGTGCATTCATGCTGGAATCCTGACTGCAGCCAAGGTTTTTCCTCCACTCCTTTGAGCGGAGGTATTGGTGTTTATTATCTGGTTGATCCTGTGCGTGATCCTGGCCGGGATGTTGCTGTGCATGTTTTCGGCGGCGACTACAGGGATGCGGAGAAGGGTCAGAAGACTTCCAAGGTGCTTAAAGTCGCGAGAATCACCGACCTTGCATGCGGAGAGACGCCAGCCTACTTTCTTGGGCCTTTGATTGCCGACGAGGCTACCGGTAAACCTCTTTCCAAGTCAAAAGATACCGGTCGCACCGTTTCTGAGATAGATGATCTGGAGGAATACGGCAGAGAGATAGCTGTAAAGGTAAGAGAATGGTTGAATGAAGAGAAAAGATTTGTGTCGCAGGCTGATCTCTAGGTTACGTCAACGTCTGCGTCGTCAACTCCGTCTGGGCCTCGGTTCTTGACTTTTTTCTCCTCTTTGTCCTTCAGCCTGTAGACGTTGATGCTTCTTGTGCAGTCTGGACATTCGATCCACCAAGGCCTTGAGTCCAGTTCCTGTTCGCCTTCGAAGACGTTCTGGCAGTAAGGGCATTCGATCTCGTAGAAGTACATTTCGTTGTCGTAGGAGAACATTTTGACGTATCCGGTTTTCTCTCCTTCGTCGTTCTCAATTTCTCTGTTTGTTGCGTACTCGACGCGATCGTATTCAATCTCCTTTTCCATCTGTATCACGTAATTTAGTATTCAAGTAGTTTTAAGTTTTCCAGCGGAACTTTTTAGTACATCATATACTCGTAGACCATCTGGATTTCCTCATCGTCAACCTCTATCTCTATCTCTTCAAGGCCTTCATGAGGGAAAAGTGCTTTCTCTATTCCGAGAACTTCCTTTGGCTCGTCGAACTCAAGTTCCTTGATGTCCGGGTTGAACCTTTTCAGCATTCTGAGATCCCAGTCGTCGCCGCTTGAAAGAATTCTGAGGTCGTAGCCATCGATTGTTGCGAGAAAGGCCTTTACCAAGTCTTCCTTTGACTCGATTCTGCAGTATACCTGTTCCTGTACTGGTCTTCCTTTGAGGCCTTCTCTCTCCTCTCCGTCAACCCAGTATTTTTCCACTCCTGGAAGTCTCTCGATGAGGGCCGGGTTTTCTACCTCTGCGATTACATGGTCTTCGTTGATTTCTGCGGTCTCTGCGCGTTTCTCGAGGTTTTCAACCAGTTGTTCTGGTTTCTCAGTTGGTTTTATTTCTACTTTCATGTTTACCGTTGGCCCGGCAAAGCTTTTATTTCAGGACTGTAAAGTCTCTCTTTATGCTGTTCGACAATAGAGGTAATTCTGACTCTAAAGAGGAAGAAGTATCTATCAGTCCTGCACAGGATTCGAGTTCCCGGAGCAGAGATAACGAGACCGAGATTAACCGTGGAAGAGGAAGTTCGAATACTAGTTCTTCCGGTAGCTCCGGAGGCAGCGATGACGGTGGGATTGCGATTCCCAGTGCATCTGGCGATGGAAATGCAGTAGATGAGAGCCAGGTTTCCCTGGAAGATATTCACGAGCAGAATAAGAAGATTATAGGCCTTCTGGAAAGTCTTACTTCTAATGAGAGTTCTGGAAGCGCCGGTAAAGAGAGCGATGATAAGTTGAAAGGTGATATAGAGAATGAGCTACTATGATAACGTTAAAGATTCCGTAAAAGATGAGAAAAAGAAGGCTAAAAGCTCCAGCAGCGGTGGTGGAGGCGGAGGTTCAGGTAACTTCTCCACTCTACGTGAGGAGGCCGAGAAAAATGCTGATAAACAGGAAAATGATGATACACCGATTGAGGTTCTAGAGGAAGGGGGTCTGAGCCAGAACTCAAGTAGTTCAGGTTCCAGCAGTTCCTCCAATCCTATGACTTCGCAGGCCTCTCAGAGTTCTGATAGTTCTTCAGGTTCTGTTGATGCTTCAGGCCTTGAGAAGAAGTTGGATAAGATTATTGAGCAGAATGATAGGATGATTGAGATTCTTGAGAGCTTCGGTAACTAGAGCTCTTTAATCATTCTTTCTCTCCTGGTTTCAAACCCTTCATTTCTGTAAAGTTCTTTAGCTGAATTATTGGCCGTGTCCACTTCCAGCTCCACGCTTTCAAATCCTCTTTCACGGGCCTCTTCCTCTATCCTGTCCAGTAGCTGTGTTGCGTAGCCTTTTCTTCGGTAGTCAGGTTTGATGTAGATATCGTTTATTTTCAGGTAGTCGCCTCTTGAGAAAATAGGTGCTGGACTGTCTTCTGTTGCTGTGATAAGGCCTATAAGTTCATCTTCGTGCTCGGCGACGAGTGTTGGATCATTGCTTTCTATCTTGTCCTCTCGCCACTCCACAAGATCATCTTTGTCCAAGTTGTCTGATAGCTCGTTGATCTCTGCTGTCTCTTCCATTTCGCGGGCTAGAGGTAGCCAGAGCTCTTCAACTATCTGCTTTGCTTCTGATGCTTTGGCAGGCCTTATTTTCATTATACAATTTCCACGGAGATTTTCTTTCTGCCGCTGGAGTCTTTGGATACTGCTCTTTCTTCTCTGAGGACGAACTCTATTTCAAGTTCTCTGTATTCGTCTTCCTCTTCGAACTCCATGGTCAGCAGGTTGTCCTGGTTAGGTTCAATACGTACTTCTTCCTTTCCGCGGAAGCTAAGGCCTACTTCTCCATCTCTTATTTTATCTGCAAAGCTTTCCAGAAAATTTGCAAGTTCATCGTTTGAAAATTCAAAGTCGAGGTCAAGTTCCCTGCTGGCCATAGAAAAAATAGAATGGTTAAGAGTTTTATTTGTAACTGAAGAGTGTCAATCAATCTTCGCTCATCAGTCGCTTTGAAAGGTAGTGCTCCTTGTCTTCTAGCTCTCTGATTGCTTCGATACCGAAGAAGTATGCCACCATGATCATCAGGAATCCTAGGTATGCTGGCATTAGATCAGCTGAGTACCTCATCGGGTAGAGCACTGAAAACAGTAGCAGTGATCCAAGGATGAATAGCGTGAAAGAGATTCCTACTTCAGCATTCAGAGTTAGCTTCGGGAGGCCGAAAACATCTTTCTCCCGTACCTTATTTTCTTCGCTCATAAAATTATTGCACCTTAAAGATCATTTTCGAAGGCCTTGATTTAAAGCTTTTCAGCTATAGATCCTGAACGTCAACGTTTCTTTCTCTGCGGTTGAAAGCCGACGGCAGGTGAATATGATAGGTTCCTTCACGTTTCTCGATAACAAGCGGCACCTCTTCCAGAAGACGGGATACATTGATGTTGTAGACGCCTTCTTCCTCGACTTTTATTGATTCAAGGTCGAACTCGATGCTGATGTTGCCTCTCTCCTTTTCACCGGCAGCAACCATCTCCTCAATATCAGACTTAACAAGCTCTTTCTCCTCCTCAAGCTCATCCTCAGAAGTATCTACCTCGTTCTCATACATGAAAAGAGATGAACCACATTCACATCCGGAAATGAGCTCTTCAGAATCCTCATCATAAGTCTTACCGCAGTTCATACATCTGTGAGGCATTCAAAACTCGCCTCCGTGAGTTTTTGCAAGTCCGAAACCTTTCAGGTTTCTAGGCTGCAAAAGGCCAAGAAGGCCTTTGATTCCAGAAACTCGGAGAGTTTCGACCATCTTAAATCACTCCTTTTCGCTCTCAAGTTTTGCAAGGAATGAAACTGCATCCCTTTCTTCCTTGATTTTCTCCATTACGCGAGAGTTACCTACGATTGTAAGGCCTCTGCGAGGTTTCTCATCGAATAGTTTGTCGTATACGAGGTTGCGGGCCTTGTCCAGTCTTGTCTGTCCTGAGTCGAGGCCCATGAACTCTATGCCAGGGAAGTCGTCGTCGACCTGTTCCATGGCGTTTGTGATTAGTGTGCGTTTTTCGTCAGGAGTCCATCCTTCCTCAAGAACCAGTACTGCGTCATCCTTGACTTTCTGAAGTACGAGCTCCAGCTTGTCGTCCAACTGATGATCAGACAGCTTGTCTCTTGAGAGAAATTCTATGGTAACTCCATCGTCGCTCATTAACTTAACCTTTCGATTATTTCCTCATAAAGTTTGTCGATATTTTCTCCCTCTTTGGCAGAAACCTCTAGAACAGGGTGCTGAGGGAAGGCATCACGGACTCTCGAAGGATCTGCATCCTCAAGGTCTGTTTTATTGGCCAAAATCAGTATTGGAATATCTTTGGCCTCGAGATTTCCGATAATAGTAACGTTAACCTGTGTATAAGGATCTTCTGTAGAATCAAATACTACAAGGCATGCGTCAACATCATCAAGATACTTGATGGCCTCTACAATACCTTTTGTAGCTTCCTTGGCGCGGTCCTTGGATTCTTCCTCTTCAAGGCCGTGTTCTGTAAAGTCCTGGAAGTCTACGTTCGTAGAAATGCCTGGCATGTCCAGAAGGTTCATGTCAATTGTTCTATCGT contains the following coding sequences:
- a CDS encoding DUF3592 domain-containing protein gives rise to the protein MEAFDFSGHELVIGVIVVGAALAGYGGFFMMHQDDISTSGDDVEYETVNATISSTDLASISTGNGTVYRPEASFTYTFNGSQYSSNNVFPTERRFQYPADAEDQIDDFSEGDQITAYIQKDSPGEAFLRKPE
- a CDS encoding GNAT family N-acetyltransferase, producing MKIRPAKASEAKQIVEELWLPLAREMEETAEINELSDNLDKDDLVEWREDKIESNDPTLVAEHEDELIGLITATEDSPAPIFSRGDYLKINDIYIKPDYRRKGYATQLLDRIEEEARERGFESVELEVDTANNSAKELYRNEGFETRRERMIKEL
- a CDS encoding amphi-Trp domain-containing protein; translated protein: MASRELDLDFEFSNDELANFLESFADKIRDGEVGLSFRGKEEVRIEPNQDNLLTMEFEEEDEYRELEIEFVLREERAVSKDSSGRKKISVEIV
- a CDS encoding Zn-ribbon domain-containing protein; the encoded protein is MPHRCMNCGKTYDEDSEELISGCECGSSLFMYENEVDTSEDELEEEKELVKSDIEEMVAAGEKERGNISIEFDLESIKVEEEGVYNINVSRLLEEVPLVIEKREGTYHIHLPSAFNRRERNVDVQDL
- a CDS encoding OapB/ArvB family protein; translation: MSDDGVTIEFLSRDKLSDHQLDDKLELVLQKVKDDAVLVLEEGWTPDEKRTLITNAMEQVDDDFPGIEFMGLDSGQTRLDKARNLVYDKLFDEKPRRGLTIVGNSRVMEKIKEERDAVSFLAKLESEKE
- a CDS encoding Era-like GTP-binding protein, whose protein sequence is MIGRLKKLISDLFSSTEQDDISIGLYGPPNAGKSTLANQISMDLTGEEMSNVSEVPHETRAVEKKEQVTLETDDDRTIDMNLLDMPGISTNVDFQDFTEHGLEEEESKDRAKEATKGIVEAIKYLDDVDACLVVFDSTEDPYTQVNVTIIGNLEAKDIPILILANKTDLEDADPSRVRDAFPQHPVLEVSAKEGENIDKLYEEIIERLS